In uncultured Draconibacterium sp., one genomic interval encodes:
- a CDS encoding MG2 domain-containing protein, with product MKKFIVPLFFLLLIAVSCKKNNKTNVDPGAEFAHYVQAYTSGVISSRTTIAVYLAKPVELDGPAGELFKFKPEIKGETVKVGDRIFEFRTSEPLKQGTEYEASFFLGKVLNVKNDLQEMPFRFSTVPQSFTVTVEGLKNYEDIGATQMQLNGYILTADVAEALAVENMLTTRLDGEELPVTWNHETGGRKHFFTVDSISRLQDDAGKLEVKWDGSSLDLDDTGIKELEVPALSDFKVLEANVVQQPEQCVNIRFSDALLKTQDLTGLIELGNNKNLRFELDGNLVKVWIDKRITGEVNLTVHEGIKSSNYARLKSGENFLLQFTNAEPKVRLLGKGVIVPQSESMIFPFEAISLNAVDVRIIQIFKDNVAQFFQENSIDGDENLKQVGRLVYEKKVDLYSDEPINYNNWNTFKIDLAKMIDIEQGAIYRVELRFRKEYSLYNCPDNETEESLQETDLSRDEEYKTSWDTPGWYSDYYYPDGYNWRERDNPCHVSYYNYDRFVSKNIMASQLGIVAKEGKDHRMFFAVSNLLNTAPESDVDLKLYNFQHQLIESVKTDSRGLAEVDLKKKPFLLIAQKGNQFGYLRLDDGTSLSVSNFNVSGQEITDGMKGFIYGERDVWRPGDTLFLNFILETTAARPENHPVIFSLFNPKDQQVERRVVTNNENGFYQLTTTTEKDAPTGNWRAEVQVGNSRFSKRVKIETIKPNRLKIDLDLPGDKVLDESNDVVPITASWLHGSPAKSLKAKVEVMLAKTNTTFEDYPDYSFTDPATSYAQKEQTVFDGKLDEAGKAKVPFVLEGLDNAPGMLNVWFTSRVFESGGDFSTSISNAKYSPFESYVGVRMPESDDNWYTTDTDYLPEIVTVDKNGKLVSGDDLEVRLYKINWRWWWESGSENLAHYVSGRYYQPVSNWTIPDAQHKSKIKLNVKYHNWQDNGRYFLWVKDNSSGHATGTTFYMSKWGSWRSDGMEQGATMLSVRTDKEKYNVGDDIEVIIPSSKAGKALVSLENGTEVLDMFWVETTDKETRFTLKANKKMAPNFYVNVSLIQAYESTENDAPLRLYGIIPVKVEDPETILQPQIKASNEIEPETNYTVEVSEKTGKKMTYTLAIVDEGLLGLTNYKTPNPHYSFYQREALGVKTWDMYDYVVGAYGARLEKAFAVGGDGSLVETDKKEANRFKPVVQFAGPFTLEAGKTQKHEFKMPNYIGAVRMMVVAGNQGAYGAEEISVPVRKGLMLLATVPRKLAPLETFDLPVDVFAMKDNVKNVSVSVKTNELFELVGDKEKSIQFTETGEKMTFFKLKVKDDIGVGKIVVEAKSGNERATYEVEVDVRNPNLQLVKQDAKLVPGNESWTCNLQSPGTPGTNEAWIEISGFPPLNLAKHLDYLIQYPHGCVEQVTSSVFPQLFLGQLTDLTADQKLEIEDNVRKALVKLQSYQLGSGGFSYWPGSAYVNNWATNYVGHFILMAEKAGYSLPFGLKDKWLRYQQSEARNWKGNQYFAHYSQLRNYDLTQAYRLYTLALAGSPDMGAMNRLREKGSKASDVSWRLASAYILAGKKDAAGQLVANLTTEVTDYTEFGGTFGSSLRDKAMLLDALTLLKDQENAFEMLKSISDELNSRDWLSTQTAAWCLYAAARFSEEFYSDGNETAFELTLNGKKQQLRTKIPVVKIPVENGTADKVKVEFENKGNNATYVRVVAKGVPSGIDSVSSSANLVMNVKYMDSANKEINPESIEQGTDFRMEVTVKHPGKRVEYEEMVLSALIPSGWEILNKRIGDVPGEESNFEYQDIRDDRIYTYFDLEMNEQKSFVFYLNAAYKGRFYQPPVSCEAMYDNSVNARKAGRMVVVK from the coding sequence GTGAAAAAGTTTATTGTCCCCTTGTTTTTTCTGCTTCTCATTGCTGTGTCATGCAAAAAGAATAACAAAACAAACGTTGATCCCGGAGCCGAGTTTGCTCATTACGTACAGGCCTACACCAGTGGAGTAATTTCCAGTAGAACAACAATTGCAGTTTACCTGGCCAAGCCTGTGGAGTTGGACGGCCCGGCAGGAGAACTTTTCAAATTTAAACCGGAGATAAAAGGAGAAACCGTGAAGGTTGGCGATCGTATTTTTGAGTTTCGTACTTCGGAGCCGTTAAAACAGGGTACTGAGTACGAAGCCAGTTTTTTCCTGGGCAAAGTATTGAATGTTAAAAACGATTTGCAGGAAATGCCATTCCGGTTTTCAACGGTACCCCAATCGTTTACAGTTACGGTTGAAGGGTTAAAGAACTACGAAGACATTGGGGCTACTCAGATGCAGTTAAACGGTTATATATTAACAGCCGATGTTGCCGAAGCACTGGCTGTTGAAAACATGCTGACAACCCGATTGGATGGCGAAGAGTTGCCCGTAACCTGGAACCATGAAACTGGCGGACGCAAACACTTTTTTACCGTAGATAGTATTTCCCGTTTGCAGGATGATGCCGGAAAACTTGAGGTTAAATGGGATGGTAGTTCGCTCGATTTAGATGATACCGGTATAAAAGAACTTGAAGTTCCTGCATTAAGCGATTTTAAAGTGCTTGAGGCAAATGTGGTTCAGCAACCGGAACAATGTGTTAATATACGGTTTTCAGATGCATTGCTAAAAACACAGGACCTTACAGGATTAATAGAACTGGGAAATAATAAAAATCTGAGGTTTGAACTGGATGGCAACCTGGTTAAAGTTTGGATTGATAAAAGAATTACCGGTGAAGTAAACTTAACCGTTCACGAAGGAATTAAAAGTAGCAATTACGCACGCCTGAAATCGGGAGAGAACTTTTTGTTACAATTTACCAATGCCGAACCAAAGGTGAGGTTATTGGGTAAAGGAGTAATTGTTCCACAAAGCGAATCGATGATTTTTCCTTTTGAAGCCATAAGTTTAAATGCCGTCGATGTTCGGATTATTCAGATTTTTAAAGATAATGTTGCTCAGTTTTTTCAGGAGAATAGTATTGACGGAGACGAAAACTTAAAACAAGTTGGGCGTTTAGTGTACGAAAAAAAGGTTGATCTCTATTCTGATGAACCAATTAATTACAACAACTGGAATACCTTTAAAATTGATCTGGCCAAAATGATCGATATCGAGCAGGGAGCCATCTACAGAGTGGAGCTGCGTTTTCGTAAAGAATATTCGTTGTACAATTGCCCCGATAACGAAACGGAAGAAAGCCTGCAGGAAACAGATTTAAGCCGGGATGAAGAATATAAAACCAGTTGGGATACGCCCGGTTGGTATAGCGATTACTATTATCCTGACGGTTACAACTGGCGCGAACGCGATAATCCTTGTCACGTTTCATATTACAATTACGACCGGTTTGTGAGCAAAAATATTATGGCTTCGCAATTGGGAATTGTTGCCAAAGAAGGAAAAGACCACCGGATGTTTTTTGCTGTTTCGAATTTGTTAAACACAGCTCCGGAAAGCGATGTTGATTTGAAGCTATATAATTTCCAACATCAGCTAATAGAAAGTGTAAAAACTGATTCGCGAGGATTGGCAGAAGTTGACTTAAAGAAAAAACCATTTTTGCTGATTGCTCAAAAAGGAAATCAATTTGGCTATTTACGTTTGGATGACGGAACTTCGCTATCGGTAAGCAATTTTAATGTTTCGGGACAGGAAATAACCGATGGAATGAAAGGATTTATTTATGGCGAACGCGATGTTTGGCGTCCCGGCGATACGCTGTTTCTCAATTTCATCCTGGAAACAACTGCGGCCCGTCCCGAAAATCATCCGGTAATTTTTAGCCTGTTTAACCCAAAAGATCAACAGGTAGAACGACGTGTGGTAACCAACAACGAAAATGGTTTTTACCAATTAACAACAACTACCGAAAAAGATGCGCCAACCGGCAACTGGCGTGCAGAAGTTCAGGTTGGTAACAGCCGGTTTTCAAAACGGGTAAAAATTGAGACCATAAAACCCAACCGCTTAAAAATTGACCTCGACCTGCCCGGAGACAAAGTGCTTGATGAAAGTAACGATGTAGTGCCGATTACAGCAAGTTGGTTACACGGTAGCCCCGCAAAATCGCTAAAAGCAAAAGTTGAGGTAATGCTGGCCAAAACCAATACAACATTTGAAGATTATCCAGACTATTCGTTTACCGATCCGGCAACAAGTTATGCACAAAAAGAGCAAACTGTTTTTGATGGGAAATTGGACGAAGCCGGAAAAGCAAAAGTTCCTTTCGTACTGGAAGGACTGGATAATGCACCGGGAATGCTGAATGTTTGGTTTACATCGCGGGTGTTCGAAAGTGGAGGAGATTTTAGTACGTCGATAAGCAATGCGAAATATTCGCCTTTCGAATCGTATGTTGGTGTGCGTATGCCCGAGTCGGACGATAATTGGTATACCACCGATACCGATTATTTGCCGGAGATTGTTACGGTAGATAAAAACGGCAAACTAGTTTCCGGAGACGATCTGGAAGTTCGGCTTTATAAAATCAACTGGCGCTGGTGGTGGGAGTCGGGTTCTGAAAACCTGGCACATTACGTTTCGGGCCGATATTATCAGCCGGTAAGTAACTGGACTATTCCGGATGCACAACATAAATCAAAAATTAAACTCAATGTAAAATACCACAACTGGCAGGATAACGGCCGATACTTTTTGTGGGTGAAAGACAACAGCTCGGGGCATGCAACCGGAACAACTTTTTACATGTCGAAATGGGGAAGCTGGCGCTCGGATGGAATGGAGCAGGGGGCAACTATGCTTAGCGTGCGTACCGACAAAGAGAAGTACAATGTTGGCGACGATATTGAAGTAATTATTCCATCGTCGAAAGCCGGAAAGGCACTGGTAAGTCTTGAGAACGGAACAGAAGTCCTGGACATGTTTTGGGTAGAAACGACCGATAAAGAAACGCGTTTTACGCTAAAAGCCAATAAAAAAATGGCTCCCAATTTTTATGTGAATGTAAGTTTGATTCAGGCTTACGAAAGCACCGAAAATGATGCTCCATTGCGGCTTTATGGTATAATTCCGGTAAAAGTTGAAGACCCGGAAACCATACTTCAGCCACAGATTAAAGCCAGTAACGAAATTGAACCCGAAACGAATTATACGGTGGAAGTGTCGGAAAAAACCGGTAAAAAAATGACTTACACGCTTGCCATTGTTGATGAAGGTTTGTTGGGCTTAACCAATTACAAAACTCCCAATCCACACTACTCGTTTTATCAGCGCGAAGCATTGGGCGTTAAAACCTGGGATATGTACGATTATGTGGTTGGAGCTTATGGAGCCCGCCTTGAAAAAGCCTTTGCTGTTGGTGGTGACGGGAGTTTGGTAGAAACGGATAAAAAAGAGGCCAACCGTTTTAAACCGGTGGTGCAGTTTGCCGGGCCTTTTACGCTGGAAGCCGGGAAAACTCAAAAACACGAATTTAAAATGCCAAATTATATTGGTGCGGTTCGTATGATGGTGGTGGCCGGAAACCAGGGCGCATATGGTGCCGAAGAAATTTCGGTGCCGGTGCGTAAAGGATTGATGTTGTTGGCAACGGTTCCACGTAAGTTGGCGCCATTGGAAACATTTGATCTTCCGGTTGATGTGTTTGCCATGAAAGATAATGTGAAAAATGTTTCAGTTTCGGTAAAAACAAATGAGTTGTTTGAGCTTGTAGGCGACAAAGAGAAATCCATTCAGTTTACTGAAACTGGCGAAAAAATGACCTTCTTTAAATTGAAGGTAAAGGACGATATTGGTGTTGGAAAAATTGTTGTTGAAGCAAAATCCGGCAACGAACGCGCCACTTATGAAGTTGAGGTTGATGTGCGGAATCCGAATTTGCAGCTTGTTAAACAAGATGCAAAACTGGTTCCTGGCAACGAAAGCTGGACTTGTAATTTGCAGTCGCCGGGTACGCCGGGCACAAATGAAGCCTGGATTGAAATTTCAGGATTTCCTCCATTAAATCTCGCAAAACATCTGGATTACCTGATACAATACCCACACGGTTGTGTCGAGCAGGTTACTTCATCGGTTTTCCCGCAATTGTTCCTGGGACAGTTAACCGATTTAACCGCCGACCAGAAATTGGAAATAGAGGATAATGTGCGTAAGGCGCTGGTAAAATTGCAGTCGTACCAATTGGGAAGTGGCGGATTTAGTTACTGGCCCGGATCGGCATACGTAAACAACTGGGCAACAAATTATGTCGGGCACTTTATTCTGATGGCAGAAAAGGCCGGTTATTCACTTCCATTTGGCTTAAAGGATAAATGGCTGCGCTATCAGCAATCGGAGGCCAGAAACTGGAAAGGAAATCAATATTTCGCGCATTATTCGCAACTGCGAAACTACGATTTAACACAAGCCTATCGCCTGTATACCCTGGCTTTGGCCGGAAGTCCTGACATGGGAGCTATGAATCGCTTGCGCGAAAAAGGCAGTAAAGCTTCAGATGTTAGCTGGCGTTTGGCATCGGCCTATATTCTTGCCGGTAAAAAGGATGCCGCTGGGCAACTGGTTGCTAATTTAACAACCGAAGTAACAGATTATACCGAGTTTGGGGGAACTTTCGGCTCATCGTTACGCGATAAAGCCATGTTGCTTGATGCATTAACCTTGCTTAAGGATCAGGAAAATGCTTTTGAAATGCTGAAGTCGATATCGGATGAGTTGAACAGCCGCGACTGGCTGAGTACGCAAACGGCTGCTTGGTGTTTGTATGCCGCTGCGCGCTTCTCGGAAGAATTTTATTCCGATGGTAACGAAACAGCATTCGAACTTACATTAAATGGAAAGAAGCAACAATTACGCACAAAAATCCCGGTAGTTAAAATTCCGGTAGAGAACGGTACGGCAGATAAGGTTAAGGTTGAATTTGAAAACAAAGGAAATAATGCAACTTATGTAAGAGTTGTCGCAAAAGGAGTTCCATCGGGTATCGATTCCGTTTCTTCTTCAGCTAATCTGGTAATGAATGTAAAATACATGGATAGTGCAAACAAGGAGATTAATCCCGAAAGCATTGAGCAGGGTACCGACTTCAGAATGGAAGTGACGGTAAAACATCCGGGTAAACGTGTTGAATATGAAGAAATGGTTTTGTCAGCACTAATTCCTTCGGGGTGGGAAATTCTGAATAAACGCATTGGTGATGTTCCGGGAGAGGAATCGAATTTTGAGTACCAGGATATTCGCGATGACCGGATTTACACCTATTTCGATTTGGAAATGAATGAGCAGAAATCTTTTGTATTCTATCTAAATGCGGCCTACAAAGGTCGGTTTTATCAACCACCGGTAAGTTGCGAGGCGATGTATGATAATTCTGTAAACGCGAGAAAAGCCGGTAGAATGGTTGTTGTGAAATAA
- the pbpC gene encoding penicillin-binding protein 1C, with protein sequence MVKILKNRRFWKWGSIGILSILVLFLLGGLFIPRPLFTTSYSTVVESSNGDLLGARISDDEQWRFPAVDSIPQKYEQCVLQFEDKHFYHHPGVNLASIVRAMVQNIKAREVVSGGSTITMQVSRLARGNRKRSLKNKLIEVFWALHIELRYSKAEVLKLYASHAPFGGNVVGIDAASWRYFARDSEQLSWAESATLAVLPNAPSLIYPGRLDDKLKQKRDRLLHKLLEAGKIDSMTFELAISETLPEKVNALPNAAYHFTEMMNEERKGQRTRSTINSVIQNRANQVVRKHQRRLKANYINNMAVLVAEIPSKKVLAYVGNTLSIDSLDHGNFVDVIQAPRSTGSILKPFLYCKMMDEGMLLPSMLVPDIPIRFGGFTPMNFDRQYNGAVPAEEALAQSLNIPAVHLLREFGVAPFYSFLKQTGMTTLYQAPDYYGLSLILGGAEVKLWDLAGMYASLATILDTYNNQDGLYLSKPFTPLIWDENEKAEQGSELKQPVVRAASIYSTFKALLEVTRPNTESGWERFAHSKKIAWKTGTSFGFRDAWAVGITPKYVVAVWCGNADGEGRAGLTGVSAAAPVMFDVFSTLPDASWFETPVDEMDSIEVCSESGFLPGENCDERKTILVPQGYKIGVCRWHQRIHLNAEQTHRVNANCYPVSKMVHKNWFVLPPSMEYYYKRENVLYATLPPLMPGCTENQQQLDFIYPREWNRIFIPVELDGTKGKLIVELAHRLNNVDVFWYLDDDFLGVTKNMHQFELRPEPGWHTITVSDNLGNLLTKRFLVVNR encoded by the coding sequence TTGGTAAAGATTCTGAAAAACAGACGATTTTGGAAATGGGGAAGTATTGGAATTTTATCCATACTTGTCCTTTTCTTGCTTGGTGGTCTCTTTATACCACGTCCGTTGTTTACAACTTCTTATTCAACAGTTGTTGAAAGCAGTAATGGCGATTTATTGGGGGCACGAATTTCTGATGATGAACAATGGCGTTTCCCGGCAGTCGACAGTATTCCGCAAAAATACGAGCAGTGCGTATTGCAGTTTGAGGACAAGCATTTTTATCATCACCCCGGTGTAAATCTCGCCTCGATAGTACGTGCGATGGTACAAAATATAAAAGCCCGTGAAGTGGTAAGCGGGGGTAGTACAATTACCATGCAGGTAAGCAGGCTGGCACGTGGAAACAGAAAACGAAGCCTGAAGAATAAGTTGATTGAAGTTTTCTGGGCTTTACACATCGAACTACGTTATTCAAAAGCTGAAGTTCTGAAACTCTATGCATCGCATGCACCTTTTGGCGGAAACGTTGTAGGTATTGATGCGGCTTCATGGCGCTATTTTGCCCGCGATAGTGAACAGTTGTCCTGGGCCGAATCGGCCACTTTAGCAGTGCTTCCCAATGCTCCGTCGCTAATTTATCCCGGCCGGCTTGATGATAAACTGAAGCAGAAACGCGATCGTCTTTTACATAAATTACTGGAGGCCGGAAAAATCGACAGTATGACCTTTGAACTGGCAATTTCTGAAACTTTGCCGGAAAAGGTAAATGCTTTGCCAAACGCGGCTTATCATTTTACTGAAATGATGAATGAAGAAAGGAAGGGACAGCGAACCCGTTCAACCATTAATAGCGTAATTCAAAACCGGGCGAACCAGGTTGTGCGAAAACACCAACGGCGTTTAAAAGCAAACTACATTAATAACATGGCTGTTTTGGTGGCCGAAATTCCCTCGAAAAAAGTACTGGCTTATGTAGGGAATACACTTTCTATTGATAGTTTGGATCACGGGAATTTTGTGGATGTTATACAAGCCCCCAGAAGTACAGGTAGTATTCTGAAACCCTTTTTGTATTGTAAAATGATGGATGAGGGAATGCTTTTACCAAGTATGTTGGTACCTGATATCCCGATACGTTTTGGAGGTTTTACCCCGATGAATTTCGACCGGCAATATAATGGCGCAGTGCCAGCGGAAGAAGCTTTGGCACAGTCGTTAAATATTCCTGCAGTGCATTTACTACGCGAATTTGGCGTAGCACCTTTTTATTCCTTTCTGAAACAAACCGGAATGACAACTTTGTATCAGGCACCCGATTATTATGGACTATCATTGATTTTGGGTGGTGCTGAAGTAAAACTTTGGGACCTTGCCGGAATGTATGCCTCTCTGGCAACAATTCTGGATACTTACAATAACCAGGACGGCTTATATCTTTCAAAGCCTTTCACCCCTTTAATTTGGGATGAAAATGAAAAGGCAGAGCAAGGATCAGAACTAAAACAACCGGTTGTTCGGGCAGCATCAATATATTCAACGTTTAAGGCTCTTTTGGAAGTAACGCGACCAAACACCGAAAGTGGCTGGGAACGATTTGCTCATTCGAAAAAAATTGCATGGAAAACGGGTACCAGTTTTGGATTTCGTGATGCCTGGGCAGTTGGTATAACACCCAAATATGTGGTTGCTGTGTGGTGCGGAAATGCCGATGGAGAAGGGCGTGCCGGATTAACAGGCGTGTCGGCTGCCGCTCCGGTAATGTTTGATGTGTTTTCAACTTTGCCCGATGCCAGCTGGTTTGAGACTCCTGTTGACGAAATGGACAGCATTGAAGTTTGTAGCGAAAGTGGTTTCTTACCCGGCGAAAATTGCGATGAAAGAAAGACTATACTTGTTCCACAGGGATATAAAATTGGTGTTTGCCGGTGGCATCAGCGTATTCATTTAAATGCAGAACAAACACACCGGGTTAACGCCAATTGCTATCCGGTATCAAAAATGGTGCACAAAAACTGGTTTGTTCTTCCGCCTTCAATGGAATATTATTACAAGCGGGAAAATGTACTTTATGCAACTTTACCCCCGCTGATGCCCGGTTGTACAGAAAATCAACAGCAACTTGATTTTATATACCCCAGAGAATGGAACCGGATTTTTATTCCGGTAGAACTGGATGGAACAAAAGGTAAGTTAATCGTAGAGCTGGCACATCGTTTAAATAATGTTGATGTGTTCTGGTACCTTGACGATGATTTTCTGGGTGTCACTAAAAATATGCATCAGTTTGAGCTTCGTCCCGAGCCCGGATGGCACACCATTACTGTAAGTGATAATTTGGGAAATCTGCTTACAAAACGATTCTTGGTAGTTAATCGATAG
- a CDS encoding monovalent cation:proton antiporter-2 (CPA2) family protein, producing MHNQEFFLNALIYLGAAVVSVPIAKKLGLGSVLGYLLAGIIIGPFVLRLVGNEAGEVMHFAEFGVVLMLFIIGLELEPKLLWKMRRSIFGLGGLQVLITAGLITGVALLLKFQLNRAVAIGLILALSSTAIVLQTLSEKGLMRNIAGRSAFSVLLFQDMAVIPILALLPIIATLGTPADLSDTSIESIGQVAQLAGWLQLLIIIGAITVMVIIGRFAARHIFRLVAETGLHEVFVALALLMVIGIALGMDAIGLSPALGTFIAGVVLADSEYRHELETTIDPFKGLLLGLFFISVGAGINFNLLIENPWLIIGFVLLLIFIKFVVLLILGRIFRLKKGFEFLFAFLLAQASEFAFVLISFSKQNKLFDEQTSGMLLLVVTLSMAISPLLLIFNDKAVSPILARWQNKLEYDEIEDEETPVILAGFGRFGLTVGRILLANGFKVTILDNNPSNVETLRKYGFKLYFGDITRPTMLEKAGIEKARLLILSMAEHENALKVAKIVREKYPHVKVLARAKDIFHVFEYLNLNINKVQRENFHSATELGNNALVELGFSKYEAYRATRTFKHHEHQVTEELYQHWLEDQSKFIQETRRFEEQVKETLQAEKNYSIHDSDCAWDVDSLKDEAKKEK from the coding sequence ATGCATAATCAGGAATTCTTTTTAAACGCTTTGATTTACCTTGGAGCAGCTGTTGTTTCTGTTCCAATCGCCAAAAAACTGGGTCTTGGTTCGGTGCTGGGCTACCTGCTTGCCGGAATTATTATCGGACCATTTGTTTTAAGACTGGTGGGAAACGAAGCCGGAGAAGTAATGCATTTTGCCGAGTTTGGGGTTGTGCTTATGCTCTTTATTATTGGCCTTGAACTGGAGCCAAAACTATTATGGAAAATGCGGCGATCAATTTTTGGACTCGGGGGATTACAAGTGCTTATTACTGCCGGATTAATTACGGGAGTAGCTCTTTTGCTCAAATTTCAGCTAAACCGTGCTGTTGCCATTGGGCTTATTCTTGCGCTTTCGTCAACAGCAATTGTATTACAAACTTTAAGCGAAAAAGGTTTAATGCGCAATATTGCAGGGCGGTCAGCTTTTTCGGTCTTGCTGTTTCAGGATATGGCGGTGATTCCAATACTTGCTTTACTTCCAATTATAGCCACCCTGGGAACACCGGCCGATCTTTCTGACACATCGATAGAAAGCATCGGGCAGGTAGCCCAGCTAGCCGGCTGGCTGCAACTATTAATAATCATCGGAGCCATTACAGTTATGGTAATTATCGGTCGTTTTGCAGCTCGTCATATTTTCCGTTTGGTTGCCGAAACAGGTTTACATGAGGTTTTTGTTGCCTTGGCACTGCTTATGGTTATTGGCATTGCGCTGGGTATGGATGCCATTGGGCTGTCTCCGGCACTGGGAACCTTTATTGCCGGTGTGGTTTTAGCCGACAGCGAATACCGCCACGAGTTGGAAACAACCATCGATCCGTTTAAAGGATTACTGCTCGGACTCTTCTTTATTTCGGTTGGTGCCGGTATAAATTTTAATCTATTGATTGAAAATCCCTGGTTGATTATTGGCTTTGTGTTGCTTTTAATATTTATAAAATTTGTAGTACTCTTAATTTTAGGAAGAATATTCAGACTAAAAAAAGGGTTCGAGTTTCTTTTTGCCTTTTTACTCGCCCAAGCCAGCGAATTTGCTTTTGTTCTCATCTCCTTCTCGAAACAAAACAAACTGTTCGACGAGCAAACTTCGGGCATGTTGTTGCTGGTAGTTACCTTATCGATGGCCATTTCGCCACTGCTGCTTATTTTTAACGACAAAGCTGTGAGCCCGATTTTGGCACGCTGGCAAAATAAACTGGAATATGACGAGATTGAAGATGAAGAAACTCCCGTAATCCTTGCCGGGTTTGGACGTTTTGGATTAACGGTGGGCAGAATCTTGCTGGCCAATGGATTTAAGGTTACCATTCTTGATAACAACCCATCGAATGTGGAAACACTGCGTAAATATGGCTTTAAACTGTATTTTGGTGATATTACCCGCCCTACCATGCTCGAAAAAGCCGGAATTGAAAAAGCCCGCCTACTTATATTAAGTATGGCCGAACATGAAAATGCGCTGAAAGTGGCCAAAATTGTACGTGAAAAATATCCGCATGTAAAAGTGCTGGCGCGTGCAAAAGACATTTTCCATGTATTTGAATACCTGAATTTAAACATCAATAAAGTACAACGCGAAAACTTTCATTCGGCTACCGAACTGGGAAACAATGCACTGGTTGAACTGGGATTCTCGAAATATGAAGCCTACCGTGCCACACGTACTTTTAAACACCACGAACACCAGGTAACCGAAGAACTTTACCAACACTGGCTCGAAGACCAAAGCAAATTTATTCAGGAAACCCGTCGTTTTGAGGAACAGGTAAAAGAAACCCTGCAGGCCGAAAAGAACTATTCCATCCATGACTCCGACTGCGCCTGGGATGTGGATTCGCTAAAAGATGAAGCGAAAAAGGAAAAGTAG
- a CDS encoding NAD(P)H-dependent oxidoreductase codes for MKKILILFAHPAFQKSLINKTLMEAIKDLEGVTVNNLYEKYPDFFIDVPVEQKLLMKHDIIIWHHPFYWYSAPAIIKEWMDLVLQHGFAYGTHGRALEGKWAMSCISTGGRKEVYSAEGKNRYTINQFLAPFIQSASLCRMKNLPPFVVHGSHTLNINQIKKFADDYRSVIKLLRDNKIDSERLNTMEYMNEIIEHDA; via the coding sequence ATGAAAAAAATATTAATACTTTTTGCACATCCGGCTTTTCAAAAGTCGCTCATCAATAAAACGCTAATGGAAGCGATTAAAGATTTGGAGGGCGTTACCGTTAATAATTTGTATGAAAAGTATCCCGATTTTTTTATTGATGTGCCTGTTGAGCAAAAACTATTGATGAAGCACGATATCATTATCTGGCACCATCCCTTTTACTGGTACAGTGCCCCGGCTATAATTAAAGAGTGGATGGATTTGGTGCTGCAACATGGTTTTGCTTATGGCACACACGGGCGGGCACTGGAAGGGAAATGGGCCATGTCGTGCATTTCAACCGGTGGAAGAAAAGAAGTATACAGTGCCGAGGGGAAAAACCGTTACACTATAAACCAGTTTTTAGCTCCTTTTATACAGTCGGCCAGCCTTTGCCGAATGAAAAACCTGCCGCCATTTGTAGTGCACGGTTCGCACACACTTAACATCAATCAGATTAAAAAATTTGCAGATGATTACAGATCGGTGATAAAGTTGCTTCGCGACAATAAGATCGATTCGGAACGACTGAATACAATGGAATACATGAACGAAATAATTGAGCACGATGCATAA
- a CDS encoding SoxR reducing system RseC family protein, with translation MKDTSLTVNIVSQSACSTCHAQGACSVSDFQDKEIEVTEYKGNYKIGDEVTILFKQSKGFTALIWGYVVPFFVVLGTLIIALEVTGDELKSGLLSLFVLVPYYITLYFFRHLLKKVLKFELEETN, from the coding sequence ATAAAAGATACTTCGCTTACTGTGAATATTGTAAGCCAGTCGGCCTGCTCAACTTGTCACGCACAGGGCGCCTGTTCGGTTTCCGATTTCCAGGACAAGGAAATTGAGGTTACCGAATATAAAGGCAACTACAAAATTGGCGACGAGGTTACCATTCTTTTTAAACAATCAAAAGGTTTTACCGCACTTATCTGGGGTTATGTAGTTCCGTTTTTTGTTGTATTGGGCACCTTAATTATCGCTCTCGAAGTTACCGGCGACGAGCTAAAATCGGGACTTCTCTCCTTATTCGTACTTGTACCATACTATATAACATTATATTTTTTTAGGCATTTATTAAAAAAAGTATTGAAATTCGAACTCGAAGAAACCAATTAA